One Patescibacteria group bacterium DNA segment encodes these proteins:
- a CDS encoding helix-turn-helix domain-containing protein, producing the protein MKEDLLKILADIGFSEKEAKVYLALLALEAATANEIAKKADINRTSAYDVLEILIKRGVVSKYKKKSRTFFNVSDPRKLIAYLEHEKADHEKTIEKQKTAVSVILPELISLQMPLSTRPKVQFYEGEKGMREAYEDTLNAKEGILAYANVETVHAGIPNFFPEYYQRRTKLGVPIKAIFTENELSRERASHNREELRQTKFLPDASMKFSPEVNIYNNKVLIASWQEKMAVIIESKEYADLMRLTYQLLWDRL; encoded by the coding sequence ATGAAAGAAGATTTATTAAAAATACTCGCAGATATTGGATTTTCGGAGAAAGAGGCGAAAGTGTATCTCGCCCTGCTTGCGCTTGAAGCGGCGACGGCGAATGAGATCGCAAAAAAAGCAGACATCAATCGGACATCAGCATATGATGTGTTGGAAATTTTAATTAAAAGAGGAGTGGTGAGCAAATACAAGAAGAAGAGCCGAACGTTTTTTAACGTGAGCGATCCGAGGAAACTCATTGCATATCTCGAGCATGAAAAAGCTGATCACGAGAAGACGATTGAGAAACAGAAGACAGCGGTGTCCGTAATCCTGCCCGAGCTTATTTCTTTGCAAATGCCCTTAAGCACGAGGCCGAAGGTGCAGTTCTATGAAGGCGAAAAAGGAATGCGGGAGGCGTATGAAGATACGCTTAACGCGAAGGAAGGAATCTTGGCATATGCAAACGTTGAGACTGTTCATGCGGGTATTCCGAATTTTTTTCCGGAGTATTATCAGAGGAGGACAAAACTAGGAGTACCTATTAAAGCAATTTTTACAGAAAACGAACTTTCGCGTGAACGCGCTTCTCATAATCGGGAAGAGCTACGCCAAACAAAATTTTTACCTGATGCAAGCATGAAATTCTCGCCCGAGGTGAACATCTATAATAATAAAGTACTTATCGCGTCATGGCAGGAAAAAATGGCTGTGATTATTGAGTCCAAGGAATACGCAGATCTCATGCGGCTGACGTATCAGTTGTTATGGGATCGGCTTTGA